A window from Streptomyces sp. NBC_00335 encodes these proteins:
- the egtC gene encoding ergothioneine biosynthesis protein EgtC: MCRHLAYLGAPVSLGRVLSEPEHSLVRQSWEPRRQRSGTVNADGFGVGWYAEGDPVPARYRRAGPIWGDLTFGDLARVVRSGALLAAVRDATRPGADGEAAAAPFSEGLWLFSHNGSLRDWPDSAAPVAAGLPPQELLSLAARTDSALIWALVLHRLRRDPDLGAALAGTVRELAEAAPGSRLNLLLTDGRAIAATAWGDSLWYLTDARAQRTVVASEPYDDDPRWCEVPDRTLLTATRSRVDLVSLKETPGDAPHASHTPHAPHQGDEGQ; encoded by the coding sequence ATGTGCCGTCACCTCGCCTATCTCGGGGCGCCCGTGAGCCTGGGCCGGGTACTGAGCGAGCCCGAGCACTCACTGGTCCGGCAGTCGTGGGAACCGCGCCGCCAGCGCTCCGGCACGGTCAACGCCGACGGCTTCGGCGTCGGCTGGTACGCGGAGGGGGACCCGGTACCCGCCCGCTACCGCCGGGCCGGGCCGATCTGGGGCGACCTGACCTTCGGCGATCTCGCCCGGGTGGTCCGCAGCGGGGCGCTGCTGGCCGCCGTACGGGACGCCACGCGCCCCGGGGCGGACGGGGAGGCTGCGGCCGCCCCGTTCTCGGAGGGGCTGTGGCTGTTCAGCCACAACGGCTCGCTGCGGGACTGGCCGGACTCCGCGGCCCCGGTCGCGGCCGGGCTGCCGCCCCAGGAGCTGCTGTCGCTGGCCGCCCGTACGGATTCGGCGCTGATCTGGGCCCTGGTCCTGCACCGGCTGCGCAGGGATCCGGACCTCGGTGCGGCGCTGGCCGGGACGGTACGGGAGCTGGCCGAGGCCGCGCCCGGATCCCGGCTGAACCTGCTGCTGACCGACGGCCGGGCCATCGCGGCGACGGCCTGGGGGGATTCCCTGTGGTACCTGACCGACGCCCGGGCGCAGCGCACGGTGGTGGCCTCCGAGCCCTATGACGACGACCCGCGCTGGTGCGAGGTGCCCGACCGGACCCTGCTGACGGCGACCCGCAGCCGGGTCGACCTCGTCTCCCTGAAGGAGACCCCCGGCGACGCACCGCACGCATCGCACACACCTCACGCACCGCACCAAGGAGACGAAGGCCAGTGA
- a CDS encoding TIGR02452 family protein, whose translation MSGRLREIARENAEIVAAGGYRTRSGRQVSIAAAVVEAKAGTRIYGPNRVIPGEPTSKGAHRTVVEVTGESSTVAARRLVGALPEGPGTVSVAVLNFASARNPGGGYVRGAKAQEEALCRASALYETLREAPEYYEIHRAEVSTFYTDRVIHSPGVPVFRDDRGNLLDTPFRAGFLTSPAPNAGTIRRQEPDREPEIPAALARRAELVLEVAALHGYRGLVLGAWGCGVFQNDPAQVAEAFRGLLAGRFAGVFERVVFGVLDPKPATRETFERVLAGAGEEARED comes from the coding sequence ATGAGCGGCAGATTGCGCGAGATCGCGCGGGAGAATGCGGAGATCGTGGCGGCCGGGGGGTACCGGACGCGGTCGGGACGGCAGGTGTCGATCGCCGCCGCCGTGGTGGAGGCCAAGGCAGGAACCAGGATATATGGGCCAAACCGGGTGATTCCAGGCGAGCCGACCTCGAAGGGTGCCCACCGGACCGTCGTCGAGGTCACCGGCGAGAGCAGTACGGTCGCCGCCCGGCGGCTCGTCGGGGCGCTCCCGGAAGGTCCCGGGACCGTTTCGGTGGCCGTCCTGAACTTCGCTTCGGCCCGGAATCCCGGGGGCGGCTACGTCCGCGGGGCCAAGGCCCAGGAGGAGGCCCTCTGCCGCGCCTCGGCGCTGTACGAGACCCTCCGGGAGGCCCCGGAGTACTACGAGATCCACCGCGCCGAGGTCAGCACCTTCTACACCGACCGGGTGATTCACTCGCCCGGGGTCCCCGTCTTCCGCGACGACCGGGGCAACCTGCTGGACACCCCCTTCCGGGCCGGATTCCTCACCTCGCCCGCCCCGAACGCGGGCACGATCCGCCGCCAGGAACCGGACCGCGAGCCCGAGATCCCCGCGGCCCTCGCACGCCGCGCGGAGCTGGTCCTGGAGGTGGCCGCGCTGCACGGGTACCGGGGGCTGGTGCTGGGGGCCTGGGGGTGCGGGGTCTTCCAGAACGACCCCGCCCAGGTGGCGGAGGCCTTCAGGGGGCTGCTGGCGGGGCGGTTCGCCGGTGTGTTCGAACGGGTCGTGTTCGGCGTACTCGATCCGAAGCCGGCGACGCGGGAGACGTTCGAGCGGGTGCTCGCGGGGGCGGGGGAAGAGGCGCGGGAGGACTAG
- the egtD gene encoding L-histidine N(alpha)-methyltransferase — MNDFQLTRTLDEHTAEAALRTDVRDGLTRSPKSLPPKWFYDARGSELFEEITRLPEYYPTRAEREILLERAREIASVSGARTLVELGSGSSEKTRHLIEALPALDTYVPVDVSESALTGAAKILLEEHPGLRVHALLADFTRALRLPQSPGPRLVVFLGGTIGNLLPAERAVFLADVRAMLSPGDALLMGTDLVKDPAVLVSAYDDAQGVTADFNRNVLSVVNRELGADFHTADFEHVAVWNREHEWIEMRLRARGHVVVKVRALDLEVPFEAGEEILTEISAKFRQEGVRRELASAGLELTHWWTDAAGRFALSLSVADGIGADGWEGTSDSRGAAGRDAGTGSASTAA, encoded by the coding sequence GTGAACGACTTCCAGCTGACCCGCACCCTCGACGAGCACACCGCCGAGGCGGCGCTGCGCACGGATGTGCGCGATGGGCTGACCCGGTCCCCCAAGTCGCTGCCGCCCAAGTGGTTCTACGATGCGCGGGGCAGTGAACTCTTCGAGGAGATAACGCGGTTGCCCGAGTACTACCCGACGCGCGCCGAGCGGGAGATCCTGCTCGAACGGGCCCGGGAGATCGCCTCGGTGAGCGGGGCCCGCACCTTGGTGGAGCTGGGTTCCGGCTCCTCCGAGAAGACCCGGCACCTGATCGAGGCCCTGCCCGCGCTGGACACGTACGTACCGGTGGACGTGAGCGAGAGCGCGCTGACCGGGGCGGCGAAGATCCTGCTGGAGGAACATCCGGGGCTGCGCGTCCACGCGTTGCTGGCCGACTTCACCCGGGCGCTGCGGTTGCCGCAATCGCCCGGGCCCCGGCTGGTGGTGTTCCTGGGCGGCACGATCGGGAACCTGCTGCCGGCGGAGCGGGCCGTGTTCCTGGCGGACGTACGGGCGATGCTGTCGCCCGGGGACGCGCTGCTGATGGGGACGGACCTGGTGAAGGACCCGGCCGTCCTGGTGTCGGCGTACGACGATGCGCAAGGGGTGACAGCCGACTTCAACCGGAACGTACTGTCCGTGGTCAACCGGGAGTTGGGCGCGGACTTCCACACCGCCGACTTCGAGCACGTGGCGGTGTGGAACCGGGAGCACGAGTGGATCGAGATGCGGCTGCGGGCCCGCGGGCACGTGGTGGTGAAGGTCCGGGCACTGGATCTGGAGGTGCCCTTCGAGGCGGGTGAGGAGATCCTGACGGAGATCTCGGCGAAGTTCCGTCAGGAGGGGGTCCGCAGGGAACTCGCCTCTGCCGGACTTGAGTTGACCCATTGGTGGACGGACGCGGCCGGCCGATTCGCCCTGTCGCTGTCGGTGGCGGACGGCATCGGCGCCGACGGCTGGGAGGGTACCTCGGACAGCCGCGGCGCCGCCGGCCGTGACGCGGGTACCGGTTCGGCGAGCACGGCCGCCTGA
- a CDS encoding class I SAM-dependent methyltransferase gives MTGTGGQNPGRYGERVFRPEDGGEGARIDLGSLTYDDTTMSRLRQLGVGPGWTCLDLGAGTGTVARRLLEEAGVSEVLAVDRDVRFLAAHPVPGLTPLQADITADEFSPGLFRLVHARFVLMHLPDRPRLVARLAELLAPGGVLVISDAVDLTTDSAAPLTPYTDAMRAMWRGLRDSIGTDVAQVVHHPELLEAAGLDAVAAEIHVPPLLPGSPISRFWADTWNRARADMLATGLLDEARLTEALRLLDSPGYAGLSPGMLTAWGWKPGAPEAS, from the coding sequence ATGACCGGCACAGGCGGCCAGAACCCGGGGCGCTACGGCGAGCGGGTCTTCCGCCCCGAGGACGGCGGCGAGGGGGCCCGGATCGACCTCGGCTCCCTCACCTACGACGACACGACCATGTCCCGGCTGCGGCAGCTCGGCGTGGGCCCGGGCTGGACCTGCCTGGACCTCGGAGCGGGCACCGGAACGGTGGCGCGCCGACTGCTGGAGGAGGCGGGGGTCTCGGAGGTCCTCGCGGTGGACCGGGACGTACGTTTCCTCGCCGCGCATCCGGTGCCGGGGCTGACCCCGCTGCAGGCGGACATCACCGCGGACGAGTTCTCCCCGGGCCTCTTCCGCCTGGTCCATGCCCGCTTCGTCCTCATGCACCTGCCGGACCGGCCGCGACTGGTCGCCCGGCTCGCCGAGCTGCTCGCCCCCGGCGGGGTCCTGGTGATCAGCGACGCCGTCGACCTGACGACGGACTCGGCGGCGCCCCTCACCCCGTACACCGACGCCATGCGGGCGATGTGGCGCGGGCTGCGCGACAGCATCGGGACGGACGTGGCGCAGGTGGTCCACCACCCCGAGCTACTGGAGGCGGCGGGGCTGGACGCGGTGGCGGCCGAGATCCACGTACCGCCGCTCCTGCCGGGCAGCCCGATCAGCCGGTTCTGGGCGGACACCTGGAACCGGGCCCGGGCGGACATGCTGGCGACGGGACTGCTCGACGAGGCCCGGCTCACCGAGGCCCTGCGACTGCTGGACTCCCCCGGGTACGCGGGGCTCTCGCCCGGCATGCTCACGGCCTGGGGCTGGAAACCCGGAGCGCCCGAAGCCTCGTAG
- the egtA gene encoding ergothioneine biosynthesis glutamate--cysteine ligase EgtA: protein MSQPTTGDEGPVMPQDSLTRLTETGAEELLHGICFKTGPPRLLGAELEWLVFDAERPGRPVSHERLAAAHDAARALPLGSGVTVEPGGQLELSSAPASSLTGCVDGLQADLTAVRGALRDQGLVLRGLGQDPRRPLRRMLTSPRYEAMETYFDRTGPAGRAMMCASASVQVCVDAGHEEPGPLGHGRRWRLAHLLGAVLVAAFANSPAHEGPYAGWRCARQGVWSDLDTRRSLAPPLEAEPRGAWTQQALDTEVMCVRTDEEGAPWAVPRGLTFRDWLRSGGQGGGGRTAGAHRPPTAADLDYHLTTLFPPVRPRGHLELRMIDAQPGEDGWLVPVAVVHALFDDPEAAETAYRVAKGLADSYGTHPAPRNPLWRSAARDALSDPELRSAARACFRAAASALPRLGAGGHVIDTVGEFTERYVSRGRCPADDLTEPRQPHAQAPARPHPRTRQQPAGEEARS, encoded by the coding sequence ATGTCACAGCCGACGACAGGAGACGAGGGCCCCGTCATGCCCCAGGACTCACTCACCCGACTGACAGAAACCGGCGCCGAGGAGCTGCTCCACGGCATCTGTTTCAAGACCGGCCCGCCCCGCCTGCTCGGTGCGGAGCTCGAATGGCTGGTGTTCGACGCCGAACGACCCGGCCGGCCCGTTTCCCACGAACGCCTGGCCGCCGCGCACGACGCGGCCCGCGCCCTCCCCCTCGGCTCCGGCGTCACCGTCGAGCCGGGCGGTCAGCTGGAGCTCAGCTCGGCCCCCGCCTCCTCCCTGACCGGCTGCGTCGACGGCCTCCAGGCCGATCTGACCGCCGTCCGGGGCGCCCTGCGCGACCAGGGTCTGGTCCTGCGCGGACTCGGTCAGGACCCGCGCAGGCCGTTGCGGCGGATGCTGACAAGCCCGCGGTACGAGGCCATGGAGACCTACTTCGACCGCACCGGCCCGGCCGGGCGCGCCATGATGTGCGCCTCGGCCTCCGTCCAGGTCTGCGTGGACGCCGGTCACGAGGAGCCCGGCCCGCTGGGCCACGGCAGGCGCTGGCGCCTGGCCCACCTCCTCGGCGCGGTGCTGGTCGCCGCCTTCGCCAACTCCCCCGCGCACGAAGGCCCGTACGCCGGCTGGCGGTGCGCCCGCCAGGGGGTCTGGAGCGACCTCGACACCCGGCGCTCCCTCGCCCCGCCGCTGGAGGCGGAGCCGCGCGGCGCGTGGACCCAACAGGCGCTGGACACCGAGGTGATGTGCGTGCGGACGGACGAGGAGGGAGCGCCCTGGGCGGTACCGCGCGGGCTGACCTTCCGCGACTGGCTGCGCTCCGGCGGCCAGGGGGGTGGCGGCCGGACGGCCGGCGCCCACCGGCCACCGACCGCCGCCGATCTGGACTACCACCTGACCACCCTCTTCCCGCCCGTACGGCCCCGGGGCCATCTGGAGCTGCGGATGATCGACGCCCAGCCCGGCGAGGACGGCTGGCTGGTCCCGGTGGCCGTCGTGCACGCGCTGTTCGACGACCCGGAGGCCGCGGAGACCGCGTACCGGGTGGCGAAGGGGCTGGCCGACTCCTACGGCACCCATCCCGCGCCGCGCAATCCGCTGTGGCGGTCCGCCGCCCGCGACGCGCTGTCCGATCCGGAGCTGCGGTCCGCGGCCCGCGCCTGCTTCCGGGCCGCGGCCTCGGCGCTGCCCCGACTGGGAGCCGGTGGCCACGTCATCGACACCGTCGGCGAGTTCACCGAGCGCTACGTGTCCCGCGGCCGATGTCCGGCCGACGACCTGACCGAGCCGCGGCAGCCGCACGCACAGGCCCCGGCGCGCCCGCACCCGCGAACCCGACAGCAGCCGGCCGGCGAGGAGGCACGCTCATGA
- a CDS encoding TetR/AcrR family transcriptional regulator, producing MARTKDPAIRSLLIERAAMMLRTREPVTLRSLVAGTGVSTMAVYTYFGGMDGLWTAMRQEGFKRLAARLDAVSMSTDPVRDLAALGAAYVTNALAAPDLYRIMFDAGFELEDAKAADETLHCLVHAVERAKTAGRFHEAIDPLTLATQSWVIGHGLASLVATGPLPHQVLAQGAPMLTALFTSAGDAADSCRRSVEQGWQTALTPTTADIQPPNQEEPPTSPTRPPAPKTL from the coding sequence ATGGCGCGAACCAAAGACCCGGCGATCCGCTCCCTCCTGATCGAACGAGCCGCGATGATGCTCCGCACCCGCGAGCCGGTCACCCTCCGCTCCCTCGTGGCCGGTACGGGCGTATCGACGATGGCCGTCTACACCTACTTCGGAGGCATGGACGGCCTGTGGACGGCCATGCGCCAAGAGGGCTTCAAACGCCTCGCAGCCCGGCTCGACGCAGTGTCGATGTCCACGGATCCGGTACGGGACCTGGCCGCCCTCGGAGCCGCCTACGTAACCAACGCCCTCGCCGCTCCCGATCTCTACCGGATCATGTTCGACGCCGGCTTCGAGCTCGAAGACGCCAAGGCCGCAGACGAGACGCTGCATTGCCTGGTCCACGCCGTAGAACGGGCCAAGACGGCCGGCCGCTTCCACGAGGCGATCGACCCCCTGACCCTGGCGACGCAGAGCTGGGTGATCGGCCACGGACTCGCGTCCCTGGTGGCCACGGGCCCCCTGCCGCACCAGGTCCTCGCCCAGGGCGCGCCCATGCTGACCGCACTGTTCACGAGCGCCGGCGACGCAGCCGACTCATGCCGCCGGTCCGTGGAGCAGGGCTGGCAGACGGCACTCACCCCCACGACAGCAGACATCCAGCCGCCGAACCAAGAAGAACCCCCCACCAGCCCGACGCGCCCGCCGGCCCCCAAGACCCTCTGA
- a CDS encoding type II toxin-antitoxin system PemK/MazF family toxin, whose translation MTALSHHSNGHIEQPGRDGATATAEADPNAIGPVQTSYAPDRDGDPDPGEIVWTWVPYEENDGRGKDRPVLVVAREESGTLLAVQLSSKRHDHDREWVPIGTGPWDSAGRESWVDVDRVLRVHEDGMRREACALDRGRFQLVVDRLRERYGWR comes from the coding sequence ATGACGGCACTTTCCCACCACAGCAACGGTCACATCGAGCAGCCCGGCCGCGACGGCGCCACCGCAACCGCCGAGGCCGATCCGAACGCCATCGGGCCGGTGCAGACCTCGTACGCCCCCGATCGCGACGGGGATCCCGATCCCGGTGAGATCGTGTGGACCTGGGTTCCGTACGAGGAGAACGACGGGCGCGGCAAGGACCGGCCGGTGCTGGTCGTGGCCCGCGAGGAGAGCGGCACGCTCTTGGCCGTCCAGCTGTCCAGCAAGCGGCACGACCACGACCGGGAGTGGGTCCCCATCGGGACCGGACCGTGGGACAGCGCGGGGCGGGAGTCCTGGGTGGACGTGGACCGGGTGCTGCGCGTACACGAGGACGGCATGCGCCGCGAGGCCTGCGCACTGGACCGGGGCCGCTTCCAGCTCGTCGTGGACCGCCTGCGCGAGCGGTACGGCTGGCGCTAG
- a CDS encoding dienelactone hydrolase family protein, with product MADHDLSGFERDTFTHGGSTRPVLRRGSGPAVIVLAEIPGITPKVLEFAERVAAMGCTAVLPVLFGTPGRDPHPKAHGLLRGALYTASSMGNVCVSREFTVLATGRSSPVVNWLRDLSAYEHQRCGGPGVGAVGMCLTGGFALAMAVDEHLLVPVLSQPSLPLAITAGRRGGIDISPEDLATVRGRCEREGLQVLGLRFRSDRLTPGARFAFLRRELGDAFVAVELEDEAANPEAVLPPHSVLTEHLVDRPGQATRAALDQVLDLLRTRLLPTEAQAGPG from the coding sequence ATGGCGGACCATGACCTGTCGGGCTTCGAACGCGACACGTTCACCCACGGGGGCAGCACGCGTCCCGTCCTGCGCCGCGGCAGCGGGCCCGCGGTGATCGTGCTCGCGGAGATCCCCGGAATCACCCCGAAGGTGCTGGAGTTCGCCGAGCGGGTGGCCGCGATGGGCTGCACCGCCGTGCTCCCGGTGCTGTTCGGCACGCCCGGCCGCGACCCCCACCCCAAGGCCCACGGCCTGCTGCGGGGCGCGCTGTACACCGCGTCCAGCATGGGGAACGTGTGCGTGAGCCGGGAGTTCACCGTCCTGGCCACCGGCCGGAGTTCGCCCGTCGTGAACTGGCTGCGCGATCTGTCCGCGTACGAGCACCAGCGCTGCGGCGGCCCGGGCGTGGGCGCCGTCGGCATGTGCCTGACCGGCGGCTTCGCCCTCGCCATGGCCGTCGACGAGCACCTCCTCGTGCCCGTCCTGTCGCAGCCGTCCCTCCCCCTGGCCATCACCGCCGGCCGGCGGGGCGGCATCGACATCTCCCCCGAAGACCTCGCCACCGTCCGGGGACGCTGCGAGCGCGAGGGCCTGCAGGTGCTGGGGCTGCGCTTCAGGAGCGACCGGCTCACTCCCGGCGCCCGTTTCGCGTTCCTGCGCCGCGAGCTCGGTGACGCCTTCGTCGCCGTCGAGCTGGAGGACGAGGCCGCCAACCCCGAAGCCGTGCTGCCGCCGCACTCCGTCCTCACCGAGCACCTCGTCGACCGGCCAGGACAGGCCACCCGCGCGGCGCTGGACCAGGTGCTGGACCTGCTGCGGACCCGCCTGCTCCCGACCGAGGCCCAGGCCGGCCCCGGCTAG
- the egtB gene encoding ergothioneine biosynthesis protein EgtB, producing the protein MTAEAELLRERAAAALTAARVRTAGLTDAVTEAELTAQHSPLMSPLVWDLAHIGNMEELWLLRNVAGRESMRPEIDPLYDAFEHPRAERPKLPLLSPDEARRYAAEVRGRVFDLLDRTPLEGTALLDGGYVFGMIAQHEQQHDETMLITHQLRQGAPVLAAPDPDPSQGPPPPAAEVLVPGGPFTMGTSAEPWSLDNERPAHVREVEAFWIDTVPVTNAAYQEFMADGGYHEERWWEAAGWAEIRRHGIEAPLFWHREGDTWLRRRFGVTEPVPGDEPVLHVSWYEADAYARWAGRRLPTEAEWEKAARHDPAAGRSTRYPWGDADPTPAHANLGQRHLRPAPAGAYPAGSSPLGVRQLIGDVWEWTASDFLPYPGFRAFPYREYSEVFFGPEHKVLRGGSFAVDPVACRGTFRNWDLPVRRQIFSGFRTARGAGPARSAGQA; encoded by the coding sequence ATGACCGCCGAAGCGGAGCTCCTGCGCGAGCGGGCCGCCGCCGCCCTGACCGCGGCGCGCGTCCGCACGGCCGGACTCACCGATGCCGTCACCGAAGCGGAACTGACGGCCCAGCACTCCCCCTTGATGTCCCCGCTGGTCTGGGACCTGGCGCACATCGGGAACATGGAGGAGCTCTGGCTGCTGCGCAACGTGGCCGGCCGCGAGTCGATGCGCCCCGAGATAGACCCGCTCTACGACGCGTTCGAGCATCCCCGCGCGGAGCGACCGAAGTTGCCGCTGCTGAGCCCGGACGAGGCCCGCCGGTACGCCGCCGAGGTCCGCGGCCGGGTCTTCGACCTGCTGGACCGCACCCCCTTGGAGGGAACGGCCCTGCTGGACGGCGGCTACGTCTTCGGGATGATCGCCCAGCACGAACAGCAGCACGACGAGACGATGCTGATCACCCATCAGCTACGACAGGGCGCACCGGTGCTGGCGGCGCCCGACCCGGACCCCTCACAAGGCCCGCCGCCGCCCGCGGCCGAAGTGCTCGTACCCGGCGGGCCGTTCACGATGGGAACCTCGGCGGAGCCCTGGTCGCTGGACAACGAGCGGCCCGCGCACGTCCGCGAGGTCGAGGCGTTCTGGATCGACACCGTCCCGGTGACCAATGCCGCGTACCAGGAGTTCATGGCGGACGGCGGCTACCACGAAGAGCGGTGGTGGGAGGCGGCCGGCTGGGCGGAGATCCGCCGGCACGGGATCGAGGCCCCGCTGTTCTGGCACCGCGAGGGCGATACCTGGCTGCGCCGCCGCTTCGGGGTCACCGAGCCGGTGCCCGGTGACGAGCCGGTGCTGCACGTGAGCTGGTACGAGGCCGACGCGTACGCCCGCTGGGCGGGGCGCCGGCTGCCCACCGAGGCGGAGTGGGAGAAGGCCGCCCGCCACGATCCGGCGGCCGGGCGCTCCACCCGCTACCCGTGGGGCGACGCGGACCCCACGCCCGCGCACGCCAATCTCGGCCAGCGCCACCTGCGGCCGGCCCCGGCGGGCGCCTATCCGGCAGGGTCCTCCCCGCTCGGGGTGCGCCAGCTCATCGGCGACGTGTGGGAGTGGACGGCTTCGGACTTCCTCCCCTACCCCGGCTTCCGGGCGTTCCCCTACCGCGAGTACTCGGAGGTGTTCTTCGGCCCCGAGCACAAGGTGCTGCGCGGCGGTTCCTTCGCCGTGGACCCGGTGGCCTGCCGGGGCACCTTCCGCAACTGGGACCTGCCGGTGCGCCGGCAGATCTTCTCCGGGTTCCGGACCGCGCGCGGCGCGGGCCCCGCACGCTCCGCCGGGCAGGCCTGA